The genomic window ATACACTAGTTTGTTTGGCGCAATTGGACTGCTTAAGTCTGGCACGTATTGCATTTCGGCAAAGCGATCTCTCAAGTTTCTGTTTCTATCCCTGGTTAATTTGGTGGCATTTACCATACTAGAAACGGTTAGCCATTTTAGCGGCAACATATTAATAAAGAAAGAGGCTACATACTTATCTAGCTTTGTATCATCGGCATTGCCTGCGCTTGAACTGTTTGCGCCGTAAAACCTAAAATTAGATCTGCTGGTGCCGCTAAGTAATACTGCCATTAATGGAATAGATGGGCGCCCTTTTGTAGTAAAGATCTGTCCAGTTAGAAGCACCATAGTAATTTTCATTACTAGCATCGCTCAAAAAACCTGGTATGTTGGCTTTTTCTTCGGCACTAGCAAATTTATCGTAAAATATTTTTCTGAAATTACTCTCATCCACACCGTTGGTTGTGGTTACCATATCCTTATCTACAAAACCATAGGCACTGCTAAAAGAGATTTCGCGTTTACCTTCGTGAGCGTTTTTGGTGGTAATTAAAATGGCTCCGTTGGCGGCACGTGGCCCGTAAATTGCAGCAGCCTCCAAACCTTTTACCACGTGTATTGATGCCACATTATCTAAATCGATGGTTGAAAGCAGATTAGTTGCCGACCCCAGCGGACTAAAATCATACTTCTGTATCTGGCTCGAAAATGTATTGTCTTGCATTAGCGGAATACCATTTACAAAGATTGCTGGTTGTGCCAGTGCCACATCTCCTTGGGTAAAAAACGGACGGCTTATTCCTCTAATCAGCATCCACTGTTCCGAAGTCCCAGGTTCGCCATTTGGCTCTTGCACAAATACACCGCTAACGGATGCCTTTAGCGCCTGCTGTAAAGAGTTGAAAGGATACAATGCAGCCTTCTTTACATCAATAGAATCGATGATTTTTTTAGAAACATAATTTCTAAGCACTACCGAGTCTATAACCTTGGTATTTTTAGGGAGTGTATCTTGCTTAGATTTTGCCGAATCTACTTCTTGATAAAAGGCAGCTGTTGTTATATATTTTGAGCTAACGCCAGCCACCACAGCATTTGGCAGGCAGGCGTTAATGAAAAGTAAAAAAGTAAAACACGCAAAATAGTTTTTCATTTTTCTAATTGTTGATTTAATCATTTCGAATATTGCAGCCGTACAGCGATAAATTGATGATACGCTCTACGTCTTCTAATTCTAGTATTAAGAAGGTTATTTTTTCAGCTTATCTTCTTCGATTTCGAAAGGTTGCTTGAGCACACCTGCTCCTTAGCAAAAAGAATTTGTTTGTTTGGTTTCATCATTAGTTTAAGTTGGTTTTGTTACCCCAAATATGTTTATTAAGCATTTTAAAAAAGATGAAAATCCAAAACAATTAGGTAGACAATCCTCAAAAAAACGCCCCAAAACACAAAACAGCCACATGTTTGCCTGTAAACCACTTTTTATCTTGTAAATATTTTGAAATAAAAATTAGGAATTGAATAATGCCTTACCCATAGTTAGCTTTTGCTAATTCAGCATCATTTTTTTTAAGGGAGTTAGCAGTTTTTATATTTACTGGGCTAGATGTAAAAAGGCATTTTGCCTCTTTACATCATCTCATCAAATATTGGCTGGCTGCACCAGTTTACCACCGAATAGCTCGTGTTAGTAATCTACGTGATAGTCTTTTGGAAACCCATTACCCGACCACGCTTTTTTAGCAGTCCATGCTGTAAAAGGTGCCGACCAAAACGGATCTGTAGCAGGTAAGCCTAAAGGCAAGAAGGATAAAGTAGCCATATACAAACTTCCTGTAGAGGTATAGTAATCTGCAATTTCTGGTTGATGACCACAGAAACCAAGCTGCAGCCATCCGTTGCCATCAAAGGTTCCCTTTACATCGTACATATTCTTTTTTACCAATGTTAGGGCACACCTCACTTGTGCTGGCAAAATTTCTTTCGGCAACTTATTCATTAACGCTACCTGTGCCAATGCCTGAAAAGCACTAGTTCTGTAGGTAATTGAACGGCCAATGGGCGGAAATGTACCTTCTGGAGAGATCAATCTTTCTTGCCCCACCGCATAACGCTGCATACGCTTAAGAGCTAATTGGTAGGTAGCCGCTTCTACTAACTGATGATCTACCAAAACAGCTAATGTATCTACCATCATGGGATGGATAACGAAAGAGTTATAATAATCGAATGCTAAATTAGGGCCATCGCCATACCAGCCATCGCCTTTGTACCATTCATTAAGTTTTATAATGCCCTCATTCAGTCTATCCTTGTCAATATCTTGGCCAATGGTTAAAAGAAAAGCCTCGGTTATAGAGCCAAACAATAACCAATTGCTTTTAAATGGCTTTCTATTTCTAAGCGACTTAAACGCTTTTACGATTGCTTGTTTAGTTTCTAGTTTTAGAGGCTCCCATAATGCTTTGGGAGCCCTCAAAAAAGTTTGTGCCAAATAGGCCGCATCTACAATGGGTTGATAATCTTTATTAAAAACAAGCTGGTCGGGACTGCCATCGGAAAAGCAATTATCCAGACCTTTAACCGCTTCTAATCGCATTTTTTTCCTCAATTTACCTTCTTCGGTACCATCATCGGGCAAAGCCAACCAAGGCGCAATACCTGCATAAGTACGACCCACTGCTTCTAAGTAAGACACTTTTGGAGAGCGTTTATCAAACGTTGGCGAAGTAATTAAAGGCATATTTTTTACCAAAGTTCCAGCGGCCAGATTAGACACCACAGGATTGGCTATTTTGTAAAGCAACTGGTACCAATACGTTCTATCATCTACTGGTTTTTGCAATTTCTCGTTATCATTTTCTGTGGCTAGAACAGATTTTGGTCTAACTAAACCCGTTAAGCCAGCAAGGGACATTGCAGTTAAAAAGTTTCTTCTTCTCATTTTATTTCGCTTTTACAAATACCAGTTTTTATATCGCATTAAAGCTTCAAGATAGTAATAGTCGGCATAAGTTAAGGGCACGTCAATTTCTGATTTTAAGGGCAATGCACCAGTGCTATGCTTCAATAAAAACCC from Pedobacter sp. SL55 includes these protein-coding regions:
- a CDS encoding TonB-dependent receptor plug domain-containing protein, which gives rise to MKNYFACFTFLLFINACLPNAVVAGVSSKYITTAAFYQEVDSAKSKQDTLPKNTKVIDSVVLRNYVSKKIIDSIDVKKAALYPFNSLQQALKASVSGVFVQEPNGEPGTSEQWMLIRGISRPFFTQGDVALAQPAIFVNGIPLMQDNTFSSQIQKYDFSPLGSATNLLSTIDLDNVASIHVVKGLEAAAIYGPRAANGAILITTKNAHEGKREISFSSAYGFVDKDMVTTTNGVDESNFRKIFYDKFASAEEKANIPGFLSDASNENYYGASNWTDLYYKRAPIYSINGSIT
- a CDS encoding DUF2264 domain-containing protein, which translates into the protein MRRRNFLTAMSLAGLTGLVRPKSVLATENDNEKLQKPVDDRTYWYQLLYKIANPVVSNLAAGTLVKNMPLITSPTFDKRSPKVSYLEAVGRTYAGIAPWLALPDDGTEEGKLRKKMRLEAVKGLDNCFSDGSPDQLVFNKDYQPIVDAAYLAQTFLRAPKALWEPLKLETKQAIVKAFKSLRNRKPFKSNWLLFGSITEAFLLTIGQDIDKDRLNEGIIKLNEWYKGDGWYGDGPNLAFDYYNSFVIHPMMVDTLAVLVDHQLVEAATYQLALKRMQRYAVGQERLISPEGTFPPIGRSITYRTSAFQALAQVALMNKLPKEILPAQVRCALTLVKKNMYDVKGTFDGNGWLQLGFCGHQPEIADYYTSTGSLYMATLSFLPLGLPATDPFWSAPFTAWTAKKAWSGNGFPKDYHVDY